Within Acidobacteriota bacterium, the genomic segment AAATCACGTTTTCACGGCACTCGACGAAGCCGAGCTCGTGATGGCTCGCTGTTGTTACGCAGCCAGGCACCTCTCGGCTTTGGGAACCGGTGTCACGAGAGATTCCCGCGCCGGGATTCACCAGCCTGGCGGCGCGGTTCGCATCACTCCGGCCTCTTCGAGAAAGGACAGCGCGCCCCGGTAGACCACACCCTCGTGCGCGTCGAGCGCGCACACCGTGCACCGCACCACGGTCGCACGCAGGCTGACGGCGTGGTTCGCCGATACAAGGTGCACGACAACCGCCGTTCCCGGCAAAAGGCGACGGCGCGATTCGACGAGGGCGCCGCCCGCCGCAATGTCCAGGAGCGACAGCGCGTCCCCCGTCCGCAGCCGCGCCTCGCGCCACGTCATGTCCTTCCGCGCCACGCGCGGGTGACGCCGGCGCTCGACTACAACGGTTTCCATGTGCCTCGCATGTACTTGAACACCCGCGTGCGGCCGGTGATCCCGAAGACGCGTACCGCGTACTGGGCCTCTCGCGCGCCGCGGATATAGACCGAACCGCTCGACGCGGTCCCGTTGGGCGCGAACGTCAGCAGGCCGCCGCTCGACAGGCGAATCGGATCCGCGGCGAAGCCGCCGTCGATGAGCGGCACGCCGGGCGCAATGGCGAACCGCACATGCCCGCCGAACAGGGCCGCGAGCGTCACGTCCGCCGACAGCCGTGGGTCGATCCCAAGTGCGATCTCCGCGGTGCGGACGCCGTTGCCGTTGCCGTCGCGAAACCGGCCGACGGCGTAATCCGGGCCCCGGGCCTGGAACCGAAGCGCGATGCGTACGTTCTGCTCCAGCGACTCCGCCCGTGTCCGGTAGCACTGGCCGGAGAGGTAGCGCGCCGCCGCCCGCGTGCGAAAGTCGTCCAGCCCAATCAGGAGCGCCGGGACGGCCGTGGCGAGCAGGACCAGAACGATCGAGATGACAAACAGCAGTTCGAGGAGGGTCAGGCCGGCCTCCGCCAGCCTGCCCCTGGTTGGCTGTGCCACGACGCGACGGCTACTGCCCGGTGCGCGCCGGCTGCGGTGGGGCGACCGTGATCCGATCCTTCAGCTTCAGGAAGCTCTTCTCGCCGATCC encodes:
- a CDS encoding PilZ domain-containing protein; this encodes METVVVERRRHPRVARKDMTWREARLRTGDALSLLDIAAGGALVESRRRLLPGTAVVVHLVSANHAVSLRATVVRCTVCALDAHEGVVYRGALSFLEEAGVMRTAPPGW